A region of the Streptomyces durocortorensis genome:
AGTAGCGCAGCGAGTCGGTGATGAGCCGCAGCACCTGCGGCTGCACGACGTGGAGGGTGTTGCCGCAGCCGGTGTAGTCGGCGTAGCGGCGCGGATCGTTCTGGAGGCGGTAGTAGCCGCGGTTGTCGATGCCGCGCAGCGACAGCATCGGGCCGAGCTCGCCGGCCTCCGCGGTGTGGTTGTAGACGACGTCGAGGATCACCTCGATCCCGGCACTGTGCAGGGCGCGCACCATCCGCTTGAACTCGCCGACCTGCTGACCGGCTGTGCCGGAGGCGGAGTAGTCGGCGTGCGGGGCGAAGTAGCCGATGGAGTTGTAGCCCCAGTAGTTGTGCAGCCCGCGCCGCAGCAGATGGTCCTCGTGGGCGAACTGGTGCACCGGCAGCAGCTCCACCGCCGTCACGCCGAGCCGGGTCAGATGCTCGATCGCGGCCGGGTGCGCGAGCCCGGCGTAGGTGCCGCGGAGCTCGGGCGGGATGTCCGGGTGGCGCTTGGTGAAGCCGCGTACGTGCAGCTCGTAGATGACCGAGTCGGCCCACGGGGTCTTCGGGCGGCGGTCCTCCACCCAGTCGTCGTCATCGTGGACGACCACACCCTTGGGGACGTACGGAGCCGAGTCCCGGTCGTCGCGCACGGTGTCCGCGACATGCTGCTGGGGCCAGTCCCGGACATGCCCGTAGACCTCGGGCGGCAGGCTGAAGGTCCCGTCGACGGCACGGGCGTACGGGTCCAGCAGCAGCTTGGCCGCGTTCCAGCGGGCACCCGTCCACGGGTCCCAGCGGCCGTGCACCCGGTAGCCGTAGCGCTGACCGGGCCGCACCCCCGGCACGAAGCCGTGCCAGATCTCATGGGTCAGCTCGGTCAGCGGACAGCGCGTCTCGACGCCCCGCCCGTCGAACAGACACACCTCGACCGCCTCGGCCCCGCCCGCCCACAGCGCGAAGTTCGTCCCCGCCACCCCGTCGGGGCCGACCCGGAAGCGGGCCCCCAGCGGCATCGGCGCCCCGGGCCACACGGCGGGCGCCGGAGCCCCGGCCCGCAGGGCATCGGCGCGCTCGGTGCGGTGGGTCTCCGCGACCTCCGCGCGGACGGCGGCCACCTGATCCGGATCCTGTACTGCCTCCTGCTCGGCTGCGCTCGACACCGTGTAGCCTCCCGCGGCTCGTAGGACGGGCACCGGAGAAGAGGCGCGCGGCGTCCCGGCCGCGCGGGCCCTTCGGGGTAGTCCTCCCCTCTGTTCTGCCCACCAGCGGCCCCGCACTCACGTTTCCCCCGACCGGCCCTGGTCGTTGGGGGAGCGTGAACCACACAGCGAAGAGCGCACGGCCCGGCTCGGCCGCCGTGCTGACGTGGGCAGGACTGCTGACCGTGCTGGCCCTCCTGACCGGCTGCACCGACACCCGGGAGGCCCTGCTCAACGGCAAGGCGCGGTCACCCGGCGACGCGATCAGCATCTTCCCCGAGGACGGCGCGAAGGATGTCGACGAGGAGACCCGGATCGCGGTGAAGGTCCCCGACGGGCGGCTGGAGAGCGTGAAGGTGATGCGGATCGAGGACGCGCAGCAGCAGACGGTGGCCGGGCGCATCGCCGAGGACGGGCGCTCCTGGGCCCCCGAACCCCGGGTGGCCCGGCTCGCCCTCGCCGCGAAGTACAGCATCGACGCGGTCGCCGTGGACGGTGCGGGCCGCCGTTCGGCCCGGCACGCCACGTTCACCACGCTGGTCCCCGAACACCGCTTCATCGGCTACTTCAAACCGGAGAACCGGTCCACCGTCGGCACCGGCATGATCGTCTCCTTCTCCTTCAACCGGCCGGTCGCCGACCGGGCGGCGGTGGAGAGGGCCATCCGGGTGACGTCCGATCCGGCGGTGGAGGTCGCGGGCCACTGGTTCGGAAAGGACCGGCTGGACTTCCGGCCGAAGGCGTACTGGAAACCCGGCACCGAGGTCACCGTCGACATCGGGCTGCGGGATGTCGAGGGCGCCCCGGGGGTCTACGGCAGCCAGGACAAGACGGTCGTCTTCACGGTCGGCCGCTCCCAGGTCTCCCGGGTCGACGCCGAGGCCAAGACCATGGAGGTCCGCCGGGACGGAGAGCTGCTCAGCACGGTCCCGATCACCGCGGGCGCCCCGAAGACGACCACGTACAACGGGAAGATGGTGGTCACCGAGATGCACGAGGTGACCCGGATGAACGGGGCGACCGTCGGCTTCACGGACAAGAAGGGCAAGGGCGAGTACGACATCAAGGACGTCCCGCACGCGATCCGGCTCACCACGTCCGGCACCTTCCTGCACGGGAACTACTGGGCCGACGAGGACGTCTTCGGTGAGGAGAACGTCAGCCACGGCTGCATCGGGCTGCGGGACGCGAAGGGCGGCAGCGGTGCCACCCCGGGCGGGTGGTTCTTCGACCGGACCCTCATCGGTGATGTCGTCGAGGTGGTCAACTCGAAGGACAAGAAGGTCGCACCGGACAACGGGCTCGGTGGCTGGAACATGGGCTGGAAGAAGTGGAAGGCCGGCTCCGCGCTGCGGTGAGGCTCCCGGCCCCGGCCCGCCCTGGCAGCCCGCGCCACTTGCACAGCTCCCCGGACGACTTGGGACCGAACGGTGACATTCCGGGGGAGTCCACCCCGCTCGCGATGTGATTATCTTGCGGCGGCGCGCATATGCAGCGCGCGGGGGTGCGGGCCATGGCGGGGCCAGGCCGTGCGAGGGGAGACGACCACAGTGAACGGGCAGCCGATATCGGGGGCATCGGCCGGGGCGAGCGGGAAGCGGCGCGGCGGACCGGGGCTGTCGGCCCTGGTTCTGGGAGCACTGCTGTTGCTGGTGACGGCGTGCGGCGGAGGTGCCGGCGCGGAGGAGAAGAAGGCGCCGGCCGGCGGGACGAAGACCGAGGACACGAGCGCCTCGCAGGCGGTGGTGACCATCGCGCCGAAGGACGGCGCGGATTCCGTGGCGACCAGCGGCGCACTGAAGATCAGCGCCGCGCAGGGCAAGCTGACCACGGTGAAGGTCGCCGACCCCGAGGGCAACGAGGTCGAGGGTGCGATCGCGGCCGACGGCGCGAGCTGGACGCCCGAGCGGCACCTCGCCGCCTCCACCAAGTACACGGTGCACGCGGTCGCCAAGGACGCCAAGGGCCGTGAATCGGCGAAGGACACCACCTTCACCACGCTGGTGCCGGCGAACACCTTCATCGGGCACTACACGCCGGAGGACGGTTCCACCGTCGGCGTCGGCATGCCGGTCTCCATCAACTTCACCCGGGGCATCACCGACCCGGACGCGGTGGAGAAGGGCATCAAGGTGACGGCCGAACCGGCCGTCGAGATCGAGGGCCACTGGTTCGGCAACGACCGCCTCGACTTCCGGCCGGAGAAGTACTGGGCGGCGGGCACCAAGGTGACCGTCGAGCTCAACCTCGACGGCGTCGAGGGACGGCCGGGCGTCTACGGCAAGCAGGCCAAGACCGTGAAGTTCACCATCGGCCGCAGCCAGGTCTCCACCGTCGACGCGAGCACGAAGCGGATGAAGGTCGTCCGTGACGGCAAGGAGATCAAGGACATCCCGATCTCCGCGGGCGCCCCGGCGACGACCACGTACAACGGGCAGATGGTCATCAGCGAGAAGCTGAAGGTGACCCGGATGAACGGCGACACCGTCGGCTTCGGCGGCGAGTACGACATCAAGGACGTGCCGCACGCGATGCGGCTGTCCACCTCGGGCACCTTCCTGCACGGCAACTACTGGGGCGCCTCGTCCATCTTCGGCAACACCAACACCAGTCACGGCTGCGTGGGTCTGCGCGATGTGCGCGGCGGCTACGACAACCAGACCCCGGCGGCCTGGTTCTACAACAGGTCGATGATCGGTGACGTGGTCGTCGTGAAGAACTCCAAGGACAAGCAGATCCAGCCCGACAACGGCCTCAACGGCTGGAACATGGACTGGGAGGAGTGGAAGAAGTAGCCCTTCTACCTCCCCACGCCTCGCGCGCGTGAGCGGGCCCGGTGCTGTGACCAACGGCACCGGGCCCGCCCGCGTTAGCACTGGTTAACCTGCCTCCATGACTGTGAGCCTCGAAGTACGTGACAACGTCGGCACGATCCGGCTGGACCGGCCGCCGATGAACGCTCTGGACGTGGCGGTCCAGGACCGGCTGCGGGAGCTGGCCGAGGAGGCCACCCGGCGCGATGACGTGCGCACCGTGATCCTCTACGGCGGCGAGAAGGTGTTCGCGGCGGGCGCGGACATCAAGGAGATGCAGGCGATGGACCACACGGCGATGGTCCTGCGGTCCAAGGGCCTCCAGGACGCGTTCACCGCCGTCGCCCGCATCCCCAAGCCGGTCGTCGCCGCCGTCACCGG
Encoded here:
- the glgX gene encoding glycogen debranching protein GlgX, whose amino-acid sequence is MSSAAEQEAVQDPDQVAAVRAEVAETHRTERADALRAGAPAPAVWPGAPMPLGARFRVGPDGVAGTNFALWAGGAEAVEVCLFDGRGVETRCPLTELTHEIWHGFVPGVRPGQRYGYRVHGRWDPWTGARWNAAKLLLDPYARAVDGTFSLPPEVYGHVRDWPQQHVADTVRDDRDSAPYVPKGVVVHDDDDWVEDRRPKTPWADSVIYELHVRGFTKRHPDIPPELRGTYAGLAHPAAIEHLTRLGVTAVELLPVHQFAHEDHLLRRGLHNYWGYNSIGYFAPHADYSASGTAGQQVGEFKRMVRALHSAGIEVILDVVYNHTAEAGELGPMLSLRGIDNRGYYRLQNDPRRYADYTGCGNTLHVVQPQVLRLITDSLRYWVTEMGVDGFRFDLAAALARSMHDVDMLSPFLAVIAQDPVLRRVKLIAEPWDVGNGGYQVGAFPPLWTEWNDRYRDAVRDFWRGALPDVRDIGYRLTGSSDLYAWGGRRPYASVNFVTAHDGFTLRDLVSYEHKHNEANGEGNRDGTNDNRAWNCGAEGESDDPEINALRRRQLRNLLTTLLLSTGVPMLTAGDEMGRTQGGNNNAYCQDNETGWLDWSLLDQPEWRELTALTARVLKLRQTHPVLRRRAFFSGRAQAPDGLRDLAWFARDGREMTEGDWYAPAATLGLYLSGRDIPGRDARGEPVTDDSFLAVLHAGAEPTPFALPGAPWADRYELVLDTSREEQAESPGTVLNGGTELSVPARSVLLLRVTG
- a CDS encoding L,D-transpeptidase: MNHTAKSARPGSAAVLTWAGLLTVLALLTGCTDTREALLNGKARSPGDAISIFPEDGAKDVDEETRIAVKVPDGRLESVKVMRIEDAQQQTVAGRIAEDGRSWAPEPRVARLALAAKYSIDAVAVDGAGRRSARHATFTTLVPEHRFIGYFKPENRSTVGTGMIVSFSFNRPVADRAAVERAIRVTSDPAVEVAGHWFGKDRLDFRPKAYWKPGTEVTVDIGLRDVEGAPGVYGSQDKTVVFTVGRSQVSRVDAEAKTMEVRRDGELLSTVPITAGAPKTTTYNGKMVVTEMHEVTRMNGATVGFTDKKGKGEYDIKDVPHAIRLTTSGTFLHGNYWADEDVFGEENVSHGCIGLRDAKGGSGATPGGWFFDRTLIGDVVEVVNSKDKKVAPDNGLGGWNMGWKKWKAGSALR
- a CDS encoding L,D-transpeptidase; this translates as MNGQPISGASAGASGKRRGGPGLSALVLGALLLLVTACGGGAGAEEKKAPAGGTKTEDTSASQAVVTIAPKDGADSVATSGALKISAAQGKLTTVKVADPEGNEVEGAIAADGASWTPERHLAASTKYTVHAVAKDAKGRESAKDTTFTTLVPANTFIGHYTPEDGSTVGVGMPVSINFTRGITDPDAVEKGIKVTAEPAVEIEGHWFGNDRLDFRPEKYWAAGTKVTVELNLDGVEGRPGVYGKQAKTVKFTIGRSQVSTVDASTKRMKVVRDGKEIKDIPISAGAPATTTYNGQMVISEKLKVTRMNGDTVGFGGEYDIKDVPHAMRLSTSGTFLHGNYWGASSIFGNTNTSHGCVGLRDVRGGYDNQTPAAWFYNRSMIGDVVVVKNSKDKQIQPDNGLNGWNMDWEEWKK